The Pseudomonadota bacterium genome window below encodes:
- a CDS encoding TIGR02099 family protein codes for MNKSTAQPARIVLQSLLSALPVLAVLALIFSLAALGARMVLPRIAGQRAQMEDYLGRFLGQPVTVESVRAAWDGWDPRLVLTGISVLNGETLRPAMGFERAVIGIDVWASFGRRQLQLRGLALTGAEFTVARTRGGEIVIEGIDGTDARRLRWLLRQPQVAIEGTQIRWHDHQARHGAWALPYVRLDSTGALARQGLKLTLRPPPEVGKRLLIAMSGTGEPFDRDWNADFYTEAEDIGPALLRDYLSSIRLRQGGGAVKLRTWGIWRNGQVSEIAGEFKTGGLAVGAGENRSEMLATSGRFLARASPGGGWRIGADRVAIATPDGSWPEARFGLALAPPDPRGARRLIAYASHLELADLSRILIRSESLSEESKTLLGRLRPRGLLREVEFAYHPDRSRAARFYLKAGLDSVSVQRSPAIPGVERLSGVLETDAEQGRLRLSGGPLQIDAGPHFNAAPRLESTSGEVGWHALAAGWRIFTPGLEVENPDLRLRIRGDLVMREGRAADAGLWAGIDKGRISGLAKYLPSDLPSKGREWLSQALQAGTIGSGAVVLRGPLDRFPFDRDEGRFAAEINLTGGVVEYSKQWPRIEGIDAQVTLDGRELRVAARAATIYGVHLSDFSAKIPDLGVSQRHVIVRGHASGTASDMQRFVSNSPLRSGFGQRIAPLEIGGEARLDLDMDIPLYPQKATVAGVLTFPGNTLKSGPYSLTDLRGTLRFAGGAWSSEGLRARLFERAILLETKGGARDRGGWVKARGRADWPTIEQHLRSVLPSKYHDYFSRGRMRVAAGETDWEARLRLPESARPAELQVRSPLTGMRINLPAPFGKAAATAAPFTLTASLRAAGTSDIAVAYGERMRARLALRTGAQPIAGARLYFGAGEQASIAGVDYWIGGQLEQLSLTEWQGFSRRGGAGRSAPFRIPEDLSIDVSVAKLEGLGFVFKDLRLRAKQENRRWRIDTDGPDARGSIRLPGAHPGGMLEASFTRLKLVPSARARDPGEIDPRRLPAISIRCEDFSYGTSALGALRVRARPGAAGLSLPKVSFVRPDFNIDAAGSWQTGDSGRGSRFEIKVRAQDLSKLLKTFGYHAVALEGGATAFDIHARWPGDPADFQLSRLDGTLDLKITDGRLLDVDQGVGRIFGLVSMHAIRRLLQLDLMDLFKAGFAYDEIQGKFRIASGNAYTDGLVMQGPSGRVEVAGRTGLATQDYDQIVTVTPALAGSLPAAGAFFGPVGLGAGAAVFLAEQVFTEIPERINKMWQRRYKLTGSWNAPVVERIEGTPAPVPMDPTKPSAKP; via the coding sequence GTGAATAAATCTACTGCGCAGCCCGCCCGCATCGTTCTTCAATCGTTGCTAAGCGCGCTGCCGGTTCTGGCAGTGCTCGCGCTTATTTTCTCGCTGGCGGCACTCGGCGCCCGCATGGTTTTACCGCGGATAGCCGGGCAGCGCGCCCAGATGGAGGATTACCTTGGTAGATTCCTGGGCCAGCCGGTCACGGTCGAGTCCGTGCGGGCCGCATGGGACGGGTGGGATCCGCGCCTGGTGTTGACCGGGATCAGCGTGCTCAATGGCGAGACCTTACGTCCCGCCATGGGGTTTGAGCGCGCGGTCATCGGCATCGATGTGTGGGCGAGCTTCGGGCGGCGGCAACTGCAATTGCGCGGGCTCGCGCTCACCGGCGCCGAGTTTACCGTCGCGCGCACGCGCGGTGGGGAGATCGTCATCGAAGGAATCGACGGCACGGACGCGCGCAGGCTGCGCTGGCTGCTGCGCCAGCCGCAAGTCGCCATCGAGGGCACACAGATCCGCTGGCACGATCACCAAGCGCGGCACGGCGCCTGGGCCTTGCCCTACGTGCGCCTAGATAGCACGGGCGCACTGGCGCGGCAAGGGCTCAAATTGACCTTGCGGCCGCCCCCTGAGGTCGGCAAGCGTCTGCTCATCGCGATGAGCGGGACCGGTGAGCCGTTCGATCGTGATTGGAACGCCGATTTCTATACCGAGGCCGAGGATATCGGCCCCGCGTTGTTGCGCGACTATCTATCATCGATCCGCCTCCGGCAGGGCGGGGGAGCGGTAAAGCTACGCACTTGGGGTATTTGGCGCAATGGCCAAGTGAGCGAGATCGCGGGTGAGTTCAAGACCGGGGGCTTGGCCGTGGGTGCGGGTGAGAACCGTTCTGAGATGTTAGCGACCAGCGGACGCTTCCTCGCCCGTGCCAGCCCCGGAGGTGGTTGGCGCATCGGCGCCGATCGCGTCGCGATCGCCACTCCGGACGGGTCCTGGCCGGAGGCGCGCTTCGGACTAGCCTTGGCGCCCCCGGACCCGCGCGGAGCGCGGCGATTGATCGCTTACGCCAGCCACCTCGAGCTTGCGGATCTCTCGCGTATATTGATCCGGTCCGAGTCCTTGTCCGAGGAAAGCAAAACGCTGCTCGGACGACTCCGGCCCCGCGGCCTGCTGCGCGAGGTCGAGTTCGCTTATCATCCTGATCGCTCCAGGGCCGCGCGCTTCTATCTTAAGGCGGGCCTGGATTCTGTCTCCGTGCAAAGAAGCCCCGCGATCCCCGGTGTGGAGCGCCTTTCAGGGGTGTTGGAAACGGATGCCGAGCAGGGCCGGTTACGCCTCTCCGGCGGCCCGTTGCAAATCGACGCGGGTCCTCACTTCAATGCCGCGCCGCGTCTGGAGAGCACGAGCGGTGAGGTCGGGTGGCATGCGCTCGCGGCCGGTTGGCGCATTTTCACTCCCGGTCTCGAGGTCGAGAACCCCGATCTCCGATTACGCATCAGGGGAGATCTGGTCATGCGGGAGGGGCGCGCGGCCGATGCCGGGCTGTGGGCCGGGATCGACAAGGGACGCATCAGTGGTTTGGCGAAGTATCTCCCTAGCGATCTTCCGTCCAAGGGCCGGGAGTGGCTAAGCCAGGCGTTGCAGGCCGGTACGATCGGATCCGGCGCCGTGGTGTTAAGGGGCCCGCTGGATCGGTTCCCGTTCGATCGGGACGAGGGCCGCTTCGCGGCGGAGATCAATTTAACCGGGGGTGTAGTGGAATATTCCAAGCAGTGGCCTCGCATCGAGGGTATCGACGCGCAAGTCACCTTGGATGGGCGGGAGCTGCGGGTGGCCGCGCGCGCAGCCACGATCTACGGGGTGCACTTAAGCGATTTCAGCGCCAAAATTCCAGACCTGGGCGTCAGCCAACGCCATGTGATCGTGCGGGGGCACGCGAGCGGCACCGCGAGCGATATGCAGCGCTTCGTATCGAATAGCCCGTTACGGTCCGGTTTTGGTCAGCGGATTGCGCCCCTCGAGATCGGGGGCGAGGCGCGCCTGGACCTCGATATGGACATTCCGCTCTATCCGCAAAAGGCCACGGTTGCCGGCGTCTTGACCTTTCCCGGGAACACGCTCAAGAGCGGCCCATACTCCCTCACGGATCTCCGGGGCACGCTGCGCTTCGCGGGCGGCGCTTGGTCGAGCGAGGGACTTCGAGCACGCCTCTTCGAGCGCGCCATCCTGCTCGAGACCAAGGGCGGCGCCCGAGACCGAGGCGGGTGGGTGAAAGCCCGCGGGCGCGCGGACTGGCCGACCATCGAGCAGCATCTGCGCAGCGTGTTGCCGTCTAAATATCATGATTATTTCAGCCGCGGCCGGATGCGGGTGGCCGCCGGGGAGACGGATTGGGAGGCCAGGCTGAGACTACCGGAATCGGCGCGGCCGGCGGAATTGCAGGTCCGCTCGCCGTTGACCGGCATGCGCATCAATCTTCCGGCGCCCTTCGGGAAAGCCGCGGCAACGGCGGCGCCGTTCACGCTGACCGCGTCACTGCGTGCTGCCGGGACGAGCGATATCGCCGTGGCGTACGGTGAGCGAATGCGGGCACGGTTGGCGCTGCGAACCGGCGCCCAGCCGATTGCCGGCGCGCGGCTTTATTTTGGCGCCGGCGAGCAAGCCTCCATAGCGGGGGTTGACTACTGGATCGGGGGGCAATTAGAGCAATTATCACTGACCGAATGGCAGGGCTTTTCGCGGCGAGGGGGTGCTGGCCGATCCGCACCCTTTCGGATCCCGGAGGATCTGAGTATCGACGTATCGGTCGCGAAGCTGGAAGGACTCGGCTTCGTGTTTAAAGACTTGCGGTTGCGGGCAAAGCAGGAAAACCGCCGTTGGCGCATCGACACGGATGGACCGGATGCGCGCGGATCGATCCGCTTACCGGGCGCTCACCCAGGGGGAATGCTCGAGGCCAGCTTCACTCGCCTCAAGCTCGTTCCAAGCGCGCGCGCGCGGGATCCCGGAGAGATTGACCCGCGCCGCCTGCCCGCGATCTCAATCAGGTGCGAGGACTTCTCTTATGGCACGAGCGCACTGGGCGCTCTGCGGGTGCGGGCCCGCCCCGGCGCCGCGGGCTTGAGTCTCCCGAAGGTATCCTTCGTGCGGCCTGACTTCAACATCGATGCGGCGGGTAGTTGGCAGACCGGAGACAGCGGGCGCGGTTCGCGTTTCGAGATCAAAGTCCGGGCGCAGGATCTGAGCAAGCTGCTCAAGACCTTCGGGTATCACGCCGTCGCACTCGAAGGAGGCGCCACGGCGTTCGATATCCACGCGCGCTGGCCGGGCGATCCCGCGGATTTTCAGTTGAGCCGGCTCGACGGGACGCTCGATCTAAAGATAACCGACGGTAGGTTACTCGATGTCGATCAAGGAGTCGGCCGGATCTTTGGGCTCGTGAGCATGCATGCGATCCGGCGCTTATTGCAGCTCGATTTAATGGATCTCTTTAAGGCCGGATTCGCCTATGACGAGATCCAAGGTAAGTTTAGGATCGCGAGCGGGAACGCCTATACGGACGGTTTAGTGATGCAAGGCCCCTCGGGGCGTGTCGAAGTCGCCGGCCGTACGGGGCTCGCAACCCAGGATTACGATCAAATAGTGACGGTGACTCCGGCCTTGGCCGGCAGCCTTCCCGCGGCCGGCGCCTTCTTCGGCCCGGTCGGACTCGGCGCGGGTGCGGCGGTCTTCCTGGCCGAACAGGTCTTCACCGAGATCCCCGAGCGCATCAACAAGATGTGGCAGCGGCGTTATAAGCTCACCGGTTCGTGGAATGCGCCCGTGGTGGAACGCATCGAGGGCACGCCAGCGCCGGTACCGATGGACCCAACGAAACCGAGCGCGAAGCCCTGA
- a CDS encoding Rne/Rng family ribonuclease, with protein sequence MAEEYLVNVTPQETRVAAVENGVLQEIIIERRQKKGLVGNIYLGRVSRVLPGMQAAFVDIGLDRTAFLHLHDILDFGPEHDVQANNDTAIDRLLREGDEIVVQVTKDPLIGKGARLTTRLCIPSRYLVLIPRSATVGVSQKIADELERTRLREVILNHDAGLKAAAEAPAAAQSPVPGRDLGACPGPSGYIVRTAAEGVAEDILQMDMEFLQRLWSTLSLQLGEAKAPGVIYEDLPLVLRTMRSLVAGEVEKIRIDSRETYERVSEFARQYIPDLVDRIEHYSGERPILDLYSVESEIQRALERRVELKSGGHLVFDQTEAMTTVDVNTGAFVGHRNLEETIFKTNLEAAQAIARQLRLRNLGGIVIVDFIDMEDADHQSQVLRALEKGLERDHARVAVSEITSLGLVQITRQRTRESLEHVLCEPCPTCGGRGSTKTAETVCYEILREILREVRQFDAKKLLVIASPCVADRLLDEESAGVAELEGFIGRPITVRAEAIYGPEQYDVVLL encoded by the coding sequence ATGGCCGAAGAATATCTAGTCAACGTGACGCCCCAAGAGACGCGGGTCGCCGCCGTCGAGAACGGCGTCCTGCAAGAAATCATCATCGAGCGCCGCCAGAAAAAGGGCTTAGTCGGAAACATTTACCTCGGGCGCGTTTCCCGGGTGCTGCCGGGAATGCAGGCAGCCTTCGTGGACATAGGACTTGACCGCACCGCTTTTTTACATCTCCATGACATCCTCGATTTCGGGCCCGAGCACGATGTGCAGGCGAACAACGATACCGCCATCGACCGGCTCCTGCGGGAGGGCGATGAGATCGTGGTCCAGGTGACGAAGGACCCGCTCATCGGCAAGGGCGCGCGGCTCACCACGCGGCTTTGTATTCCCTCGCGCTACCTGGTGTTGATTCCGAGGAGCGCGACCGTCGGCGTGTCGCAGAAGATCGCAGATGAGCTTGAGCGGACCAGGCTCCGCGAGGTGATCCTCAATCACGATGCCGGCCTCAAGGCCGCCGCGGAAGCTCCCGCGGCGGCGCAATCGCCGGTGCCGGGACGCGATCTCGGGGCGTGCCCCGGGCCTTCCGGGTACATCGTCCGAACCGCCGCCGAGGGCGTGGCCGAGGACATCCTACAGATGGACATGGAGTTTTTGCAGCGGCTCTGGTCCACGCTGTCTTTGCAGCTAGGCGAAGCCAAAGCGCCCGGCGTGATCTACGAGGACCTGCCGCTGGTGTTGCGAACCATGCGCAGTCTGGTTGCCGGTGAGGTTGAAAAGATCCGGATCGATTCGCGCGAGACCTATGAACGGGTCAGCGAGTTTGCACGCCAGTACATTCCCGATCTCGTGGATCGCATCGAGCACTATAGCGGCGAGCGGCCGATCCTGGATCTCTACTCGGTCGAAAGCGAGATCCAGCGGGCCTTGGAACGGCGCGTGGAGCTGAAATCCGGCGGCCATCTGGTATTTGATCAGACCGAGGCCATGACCACGGTGGATGTCAATACCGGGGCCTTCGTCGGGCATCGCAATCTCGAAGAGACCATCTTCAAGACCAATCTCGAAGCCGCGCAGGCCATCGCACGGCAGTTGCGCTTGCGCAACCTGGGCGGGATCGTCATCGTGGATTTCATCGACATGGAGGATGCGGATCATCAGAGCCAAGTGCTGCGGGCGCTGGAGAAGGGTCTGGAACGCGATCATGCCCGCGTCGCGGTGAGCGAAATCACCTCGCTCGGGCTGGTGCAGATCACGCGCCAACGCACGCGCGAGAGCCTCGAGCACGTGCTATGCGAACCCTGCCCTACGTGCGGCGGGCGCGGTTCGACCAAGACCGCCGAGACCGTGTGTTACGAGATCTTGCGCGAGATCCTGCGCGAGGTGCGCCAATTCGATGCTAAAAAGCTGCTCGTGATTGCCTCTCCTTGTGTCGCCGATAGGCTATTGGATGAGGAATCGGCGGGCGTGGCCGAGCTCGAGGGATTCATCGGCAGGCCCATCACGGTCCGTGCCGAAGCGATCTATGGACCGGAGCAGTACGATGTCGTCCTTCTATAG
- a CDS encoding sugar phosphate nucleotidyltransferase has protein sequence MSPTESTLTLVLALGADTRLAPLTTDRAKSAIPFGGNYRVIDFTLANCLRSGLRRVLVFTQYRSHSLQQHLRDGWSIFNPELGEFITSIPPQMMSDSAGYAGAIDALYQNLHMVERSAWDYVCVLSGEHVYRMDYAALIDFHVARKAAATIACIRPDDLIYKDFQCRVEIEGEAVAAFAAPVPGTQATSLASMEVYVFSKAAFVQAVKEIRRAAPPGPIDPVTALIPHFIRQGARVVFYLFGGKSGRVTQDRYWRRIETLDDYYEANMDLLRPEPPIDLYQRDWSIRTYHAQNPPARTVPGRSSAEGVCINSIVASGTVIAGGGVNHSILFPRVSVEDGATVEDCILLAGVEVGDGARLHRCIVDKHVQIPAGETIGYDRARDAERFTVTPKGIVVVPKGFRFAQPADGPQH, from the coding sequence ATGTCACCGACCGAATCCACCCTCACCCTCGTCCTGGCGCTCGGGGCCGACACCCGCCTGGCGCCGTTAACCACCGACCGCGCGAAGTCGGCGATCCCGTTCGGCGGCAACTACCGCGTCATCGATTTCACCTTGGCCAATTGCCTGCGTTCCGGGCTTCGGCGCGTACTGGTATTCACGCAATACCGGTCGCATTCATTGCAGCAGCACCTGCGCGACGGCTGGTCTATCTTCAATCCCGAGCTCGGTGAATTCATCACCTCCATACCGCCGCAGATGATGAGCGACAGCGCCGGCTACGCGGGGGCCATCGATGCGCTGTATCAAAACCTCCACATGGTGGAACGCAGCGCTTGGGACTATGTCTGCGTGCTCTCGGGCGAACATGTCTATCGCATGGACTACGCCGCGCTCATCGACTTTCACGTCGCGCGCAAGGCGGCGGCCACGATCGCGTGTATCCGCCCCGATGACCTGATCTACAAGGATTTTCAATGCCGCGTCGAGATCGAAGGCGAGGCCGTCGCGGCCTTCGCCGCCCCGGTCCCGGGGACGCAAGCAACCTCCCTGGCATCGATGGAGGTCTATGTATTCTCGAAGGCGGCGTTCGTGCAGGCGGTCAAGGAGATCCGGCGCGCGGCGCCCCCCGGCCCGATCGATCCCGTCACCGCGCTGATCCCGCATTTCATCCGCCAAGGCGCGCGCGTTGTCTTCTATCTTTTTGGCGGGAAGAGCGGACGCGTCACCCAGGACCGTTATTGGCGCCGCATCGAGACCTTGGACGACTACTACGAAGCGAACATGGATCTCCTGCGCCCCGAGCCGCCCATCGACCTCTATCAACGCGACTGGTCGATCCGGACCTACCACGCTCAAAATCCGCCCGCCCGCACGGTGCCCGGCCGTTCCTCCGCCGAGGGCGTGTGCATTAATTCCATCGTCGCGAGCGGCACGGTGATCGCCGGTGGCGGCGTCAACCACAGCATTCTGTTCCCTCGCGTCTCGGTTGAAGACGGCGCGACGGTCGAAGACTGTATCCTCTTGGCCGGCGTCGAGGTGGGAGACGGAGCGCGCCTGCATCGCTGCATCGTGGATAAGCACGTCCAGATCCCGGCCGGCGAGACCATCGGCTACGATCGCGCCCGGGACGCGGAGCGGTTTACCGTGACGCCGAAGGGTATCGTCGTGGTGCCCAAGGGCTTTCGATTCGCCCAACCCGCCGATGGACCTCAGCACTGA
- a CDS encoding FAD-binding protein, with protein sequence MDLSTELRRLLPRDAVIADPASLSVYECDALSAYRQPPKVVVLPRTAEEVRAILRLCHRLRVPVVARGAGTGLSGGALPHAAGVLLSLTRLNRILHIDPVNRTATVEPGVRNTEISEAAAPHGLYYAPDPSSQIACTIGGNVAENSGGVHCLKYGLTLNNLLALTVMTIEGERLDLGGQVLDAPGYDLLALMTGSEGLLGIVTSVTVKLLPQPQAAQVLLAAFKRVEDAGNGVAAVIAAGIIPAGLEMMDRLAIEAAEDFVHAGYPLDAEAILLCEIDGHPAEIEAELPRVAEVLKAQGATEVRVARDESERQRFWTGRKAAFPAVGRIAPDYYCMDGTIPRRQLATVLARISALSQEFGLAVANVFHAGDGNLHPLILYDANAPGQLERAEAFGGKILEVCVEAGGTITGEHGVGVEKLNQMCVQFTAEELGQFHAVKRAFDPDGLLNPGKAIPTLRRCAEFGALHVHAGKLPFPKIERF encoded by the coding sequence ATGGACCTCAGCACTGAGTTACGCCGCCTGCTGCCGCGGGACGCGGTCATCGCCGATCCCGCCTCGCTCTCCGTCTACGAGTGCGATGCCTTGTCCGCGTATCGCCAACCCCCGAAAGTCGTCGTCTTACCGCGCACGGCCGAAGAGGTGCGGGCGATCCTGCGCCTATGCCACCGCTTGCGCGTGCCGGTCGTGGCCCGCGGTGCCGGCACCGGACTCTCGGGCGGCGCGCTGCCCCATGCCGCAGGGGTATTACTGAGCCTCACGCGGCTAAACCGCATTTTGCATATCGACCCCGTGAACCGGACCGCCACGGTGGAACCTGGCGTTCGCAATACGGAGATCTCCGAGGCCGCAGCGCCCCATGGCCTTTACTATGCCCCCGATCCCTCCTCCCAGATCGCCTGCACCATCGGCGGCAACGTGGCCGAGAATTCCGGCGGCGTTCATTGCTTGAAATACGGGCTCACCCTCAATAATCTCTTGGCCTTAACCGTAATGACCATCGAGGGCGAACGCCTGGATCTCGGCGGCCAGGTATTGGATGCGCCGGGCTACGACCTGCTCGCGCTCATGACCGGCTCCGAGGGGCTGCTCGGGATCGTTACCTCGGTCACGGTGAAACTCTTACCTCAACCGCAAGCCGCACAGGTCCTGCTGGCGGCGTTCAAGCGCGTCGAAGACGCGGGTAACGGAGTGGCCGCCGTGATCGCGGCCGGGATCATTCCCGCGGGTCTCGAGATGATGGACCGCTTAGCGATCGAAGCCGCCGAGGATTTCGTGCATGCCGGCTATCCGCTCGATGCGGAGGCGATCCTGTTGTGCGAGATCGACGGCCACCCGGCCGAAATCGAGGCGGAGTTGCCGCGCGTCGCGGAAGTCCTCAAAGCCCAAGGGGCGACGGAAGTACGCGTGGCCAGAGACGAGAGCGAACGGCAGCGTTTCTGGACCGGGCGCAAGGCCGCCTTCCCGGCCGTCGGGCGGATTGCCCCCGATTACTATTGCATGGACGGCACCATCCCGCGCCGCCAACTCGCCACGGTGCTAGCGCGCATCAGCGCGCTGTCGCAAGAGTTCGGCCTGGCGGTGGCCAACGTCTTCCATGCGGGTGACGGCAACTTGCATCCGCTCATCCTCTATGACGCCAATGCCCCCGGTCAATTGGAACGGGCGGAAGCGTTCGGCGGGAAGATTCTCGAGGTTTGCGTCGAGGCCGGTGGCACCATCACCGGTGAACATGGCGTGGGGGTCGAGAAGCTGAACCAGATGTGTGTCCAGTTTACGGCCGAGGAGCTGGGGCAATTCCATGCCGTCAAACGCGCCTTCGACCCCGACGGTCTTCTCAACCCCGGCAAAGCGATCCCGACGCTTAGGCGTTGCGCCGAATTCGGGGCGCTGCACGTGCACGCCGGCAAGCTGCCGTTTCCGAAGATCGAGCGGTTTTAG
- a CDS encoding pirin family protein — protein DKMARPRYQGVLNSQIPTVSLPNGQGTVRVIAGEFAGAKGPAKTFTPIHMWDLRLASDQRLDLAVPDGYTTALVVLKGAVRVNGSEAVEAAEVGLFDRAGETIRIDGAKSATALLLSGEPIEEPIVGSGPFVMNTPEEIGQAMADYQSGKMGRLS, from the coding sequence GGACAAGATGGCGCGACCACGCTACCAGGGCGTTTTGAACAGCCAGATCCCTACCGTGAGTCTCCCTAACGGCCAGGGAACCGTGCGCGTCATTGCTGGCGAGTTCGCCGGCGCGAAGGGGCCGGCCAAGACCTTCACGCCTATCCACATGTGGGATCTGCGCCTGGCGAGCGACCAGCGGCTCGACCTTGCCGTACCCGACGGTTACACGACGGCACTCGTGGTGCTCAAAGGCGCTGTACGCGTGAATGGCTCCGAGGCCGTCGAAGCGGCGGAGGTTGGTCTGTTTGACCGCGCCGGGGAAACCATTCGCATTGACGGCGCAAAGAGCGCTACGGCACTGTTGCTCAGCGGCGAGCCGATTGAAGAACCCATCGTCGGGAGCGGGCCGTTCGTCATGAACACTCCGGAGGAAATTGGCCAGGCGATGGCGGATTACCAGAGCGGCAAGATGGGACGTTTGTCATGA
- a CDS encoding pirin family protein, which yields MPPPNEEISVKKLRCIQRSVGRHWVGNGFPVRTLFSYPNLGPVLSPFLLLDYAGPMEFPPTDKRLGVGEHPHRGFETVTIVYEGEVEHRDSSGGGGRIGPGDVQWMTAASGLVHEEFHGRDFARRGGMFEMVQLWVNLPAKDK from the coding sequence ATGCCGCCACCAAACGAAGAGATCTCGGTCAAGAAGCTGCGCTGCATCCAGCGTAGCGTGGGTCGTCATTGGGTAGGTAACGGGTTCCCCGTTCGGACGCTTTTTTCATACCCTAACCTGGGCCCGGTTCTCAGTCCGTTTCTGCTCCTCGATTACGCCGGCCCGATGGAATTCCCGCCGACGGACAAGCGCCTCGGTGTCGGCGAGCACCCGCATCGCGGATTCGAGACGGTAACTATCGTCTACGAGGGCGAAGTGGAGCACCGCGACTCCTCTGGTGGCGGCGGGCGCATCGGTCCCGGCGACGTGCAGTGGATGACCGCAGCATCCGGCCTGGTGCATGAAGAGTTTCACGGACGCGATTTCGCGCGACGCGGCGGTATGTTCGAGATGGTGCAGCTTTGGGTGAATCTGCCCGCCAAGGACAAGAT
- a CDS encoding addiction module protein — MSVSVKSLGIDRLGIEERLALVEELWDSIAADSAEIPLTGAQRAELDRRLADHEASPADVVPWEEVIASITERLKR, encoded by the coding sequence ATGTCTGTTTCGGTAAAGTCACTAGGTATAGACCGTCTCGGGATCGAAGAGCGCTTAGCGTTAGTTGAAGAACTCTGGGATAGCATTGCTGCGGATAGCGCCGAGATACCACTGACCGGCGCTCAACGCGCCGAGCTTGATAGGAGGCTTGCGGATCACGAAGCAAGCCCGGCCGATGTCGTTCCTTGGGAAGAAGTAATAGCATCAATTACCGAACGCCTCAAGAGATGA
- the rsmG gene encoding 16S rRNA (guanine(527)-N(7))-methyltransferase RsmG produces the protein MPHAYCQAESLPPLDARRLRLRAPSGFLPAYSRARASRSMVARHLLDSLAVLPYLYGERLLDIGSGAGIRAWCWLSRIPIVEWVLLDRSLKKIRCLRQVLIELELERVEIVHARAEDYRPERAFSTVISRAVGSLDMLVRLALPMSRDGGRILAMTGSYPAAEIEALGSGVAEAQVHRLEVPA, from the coding sequence ATGCCCCATGCATACTGTCAAGCCGAAAGCCTGCCGCCCCTCGACGCGCGGCGCCTTCGATTGCGCGCTCCGTCCGGTTTCCTGCCGGCGTACTCGCGGGCACGGGCCTCACGCTCGATGGTGGCGCGGCACCTCTTGGACAGCCTCGCCGTGCTCCCCTACCTCTACGGCGAACGGCTCCTCGATATCGGCAGCGGCGCGGGTATACGGGCATGGTGTTGGCTCTCGCGGATCCCGATCGTAGAATGGGTGCTCCTCGATCGGAGCCTCAAGAAGATCCGTTGCCTGCGCCAAGTGCTCATCGAGCTAGAGCTGGAGCGAGTCGAGATCGTGCACGCGCGGGCCGAAGACTATCGTCCCGAACGTGCCTTTTCGACCGTGATCTCTCGGGCCGTGGGATCGCTGGACATGCTGGTGCGTTTGGCTTTGCCAATGAGTCGCGACGGCGGGCGCATCCTGGCGATGACCGGAAGCTACCCGGCGGCGGAGATCGAAGCGCTCGGTTCCGGGGTCGCGGAAGCGCAAGTGCATCGCCTTGAGGTTCCGGCATGA
- a CDS encoding DUF6364 family protein gives MKTRVTITLDPEVHARAKAVARARRTTVSGLIEAFLRSPDAAGLGGSVVDEMLGCAELRGVEPGRDPLYDVLHARHIARRR, from the coding sequence ATGAAGACCCGTGTCACCATCACCTTAGATCCCGAGGTGCACGCCCGCGCCAAGGCAGTGGCACGGGCGCGACGCACCACCGTCTCCGGTTTGATCGAGGCGTTTCTCCGCTCGCCGGACGCGGCCGGGTTGGGCGGTTCCGTGGTCGATGAGATGCTCGGGTGCGCCGAGCTGCGCGGCGTGGAGCCCGGACGCGATCCGCTCTACGATGTCCTGCACGCCCGCCACATCGCCCGCCGCCGGTGA
- a CDS encoding PIN domain-containing protein produces the protein MRILLDTDVLLDVALAREPFAADSTDVLRWAEAGGAAAVAWHSLSNCAYLLKSGGRPFLERLLRLVEVAPVATADARRALDLPLSDVEDAFQAAAALAWQPDVIVTRNVSDYRRSPVRALSPAAFLKHAAT, from the coding sequence GTGAGAATCCTGCTGGATACCGACGTCCTACTGGACGTGGCACTGGCACGTGAGCCGTTCGCCGCAGACAGCACGGACGTGCTGCGCTGGGCCGAAGCGGGCGGCGCGGCGGCCGTGGCTTGGCACTCGCTGTCCAACTGTGCGTACCTGCTTAAGAGCGGCGGGCGGCCTTTTCTGGAACGCCTGCTGCGCCTGGTCGAGGTGGCGCCCGTGGCAACTGCCGATGCCCGTCGCGCCCTGGATCTGCCCCTGTCCGACGTCGAGGATGCGTTTCAGGCGGCCGCCGCGCTGGCCTGGCAGCCGGACGTAATCGTGACGCGTAACGTTTCGGACTACCGTCGCTCCCCGGTCCGAGCGCTTTCACCCGCGGCCTTTCTCAAGCACGCCGCCACCTGA